In Cucumis sativus cultivar 9930 unplaced genomic scaffold, Cucumber_9930_V3 scaffold73, whole genome shotgun sequence, a genomic segment contains:
- the LOC116406205 gene encoding sphingoid long-chain bases kinase 2, mitochondrial-like isoform X3, translating into MSLPQLRTCWSRQLRFKIRSHLERLAAIKIFLPDCSLVGQDHSETSPIGALSNQWSKRAERKEDVGNSTTEDGTVGICDGFSETQTESQVDDGEWELYPQVTALCIGNAKYFGGGMKIVPNADPSNRSLEVVILQDFKWYDFILNLHKIYNGTYLTVKNVTSRRFSSLFIWWLNITHGELKDVSRECKTMFE; encoded by the exons ATGTCGCTTCCGCAATTGAGGACTTGTTGGAGCAGACAACTAAG attcAAGATCAGAAGTCACCTGGAAAGACTGGCTGCGATAAAA ATTTTCCTACCAGACTGTTCGCTTGTTGGTCAAGACCATTCAGAAACTTCTCCAATTGGTGCTTTATCTAACCAGTGGtcaaaaag AgctgaaagaaaagaagatgtgGGCAATTCTACTACTGAAGATGGGACTGTGGGCATATGTGATGGCTTTAGTGAAACACAAACAGAGTCTCAG GTTGATGACGGTGAATGGGAGCTGTATCCACAAGTAACTGCTCTATGCATTGGAAATGCTAAATACTTTGGCGGTGGTATGAAAATTGTGCCAAATGCCGATCCTTCCAACAGGAGTCTAGAG GTAGTAATTCTTCAGGATTTCAAGTGGTATGACTTTATTCTGAATTTACACAAAATATACAATGGGACATATTTGACGGTGAAAAACGTAACATCAAGAAG gttttcatcattattcatttggtgGCTAAATATTACTCATGG AGAACTTAAG gacGTTTCTAGAGAATGCAAGACCATGTTTGAGTGA
- the LOC116406205 gene encoding sphingoid long-chain bases kinase 2, mitochondrial-like isoform X2 has translation MSLPQLRTCWSRQLRFKIRSHLERLAAIKIFLPDCSLVGQDHSETSPIGALSNQWSKRAERKEDVGNSTTEDGTVGICDGFSETQTESQVDDGEWELYPQVTALCIGNAKYFGGGMKIVPNADPSNRSLEVVILQDFKWYDFILNLHKIYNGTYLTVKNVTSRRFSSLFIWWLNITHGTFLENARPCLSEKLVSMKN, from the exons ATGTCGCTTCCGCAATTGAGGACTTGTTGGAGCAGACAACTAAG attcAAGATCAGAAGTCACCTGGAAAGACTGGCTGCGATAAAA ATTTTCCTACCAGACTGTTCGCTTGTTGGTCAAGACCATTCAGAAACTTCTCCAATTGGTGCTTTATCTAACCAGTGGtcaaaaag AgctgaaagaaaagaagatgtgGGCAATTCTACTACTGAAGATGGGACTGTGGGCATATGTGATGGCTTTAGTGAAACACAAACAGAGTCTCAG GTTGATGACGGTGAATGGGAGCTGTATCCACAAGTAACTGCTCTATGCATTGGAAATGCTAAATACTTTGGCGGTGGTATGAAAATTGTGCCAAATGCCGATCCTTCCAACAGGAGTCTAGAG GTAGTAATTCTTCAGGATTTCAAGTGGTATGACTTTATTCTGAATTTACACAAAATATACAATGGGACATATTTGACGGTGAAAAACGTAACATCAAGAAG gttttcatcattattcatttggtgGCTAAATATTACTCATGG gacGTTTCTAGAGAATGCAAGACCATGTTTGAGTGAGAAATTGGTCTCGATGAAAAATTGA
- the LOC116406205 gene encoding sphingoid long-chain bases kinase 2, mitochondrial-like isoform X4 yields MSLPQLRTCWSRQLRFKIRSHLERLAAIKIFLPDCSLVGQDHSETSPIGALSNQWSKRAERKEDVGNSTTEDGTVGICDGFSETQTESQVDDGEWELYPQVTALCIGNAKYFGGGMKIVPNADPSNRSLEVVILQDFKWYDFILNLHKIYNGTYLTVKNVTSRRFCHIYHGLKL; encoded by the exons ATGTCGCTTCCGCAATTGAGGACTTGTTGGAGCAGACAACTAAG attcAAGATCAGAAGTCACCTGGAAAGACTGGCTGCGATAAAA ATTTTCCTACCAGACTGTTCGCTTGTTGGTCAAGACCATTCAGAAACTTCTCCAATTGGTGCTTTATCTAACCAGTGGtcaaaaag AgctgaaagaaaagaagatgtgGGCAATTCTACTACTGAAGATGGGACTGTGGGCATATGTGATGGCTTTAGTGAAACACAAACAGAGTCTCAG GTTGATGACGGTGAATGGGAGCTGTATCCACAAGTAACTGCTCTATGCATTGGAAATGCTAAATACTTTGGCGGTGGTATGAAAATTGTGCCAAATGCCGATCCTTCCAACAGGAGTCTAGAG GTAGTAATTCTTCAGGATTTCAAGTGGTATGACTTTATTCTGAATTTACACAAAATATACAATGGGACATATTTGACGGTGAAAAACGTAACATCAAGAAG gttctGTCATATATATCACGGTCTGAAGTTGTAG
- the LOC116406205 gene encoding sphingoid long-chain bases kinase 2, mitochondrial-like isoform X1, translating into MSLPQLRTCWSRQLRFKIRSHLERLAAIKIFLPDCSLVGQDHSETSPIGALSNQWSKRAERKEDVGNSTTEDGTVGICDGFSETQTESQVDDGEWELYPQVTALCIGNAKYFGGGMKIVPNADPSNRSLEVVILQDFKWYDFILNLHKIYNGTYLTVKNVTSRSVRSIEVEEVSCSGSIYVQSDGEHLGFLPRKFHILPAAIEMIC; encoded by the exons ATGTCGCTTCCGCAATTGAGGACTTGTTGGAGCAGACAACTAAG attcAAGATCAGAAGTCACCTGGAAAGACTGGCTGCGATAAAA ATTTTCCTACCAGACTGTTCGCTTGTTGGTCAAGACCATTCAGAAACTTCTCCAATTGGTGCTTTATCTAACCAGTGGtcaaaaag AgctgaaagaaaagaagatgtgGGCAATTCTACTACTGAAGATGGGACTGTGGGCATATGTGATGGCTTTAGTGAAACACAAACAGAGTCTCAG GTTGATGACGGTGAATGGGAGCTGTATCCACAAGTAACTGCTCTATGCATTGGAAATGCTAAATACTTTGGCGGTGGTATGAAAATTGTGCCAAATGCCGATCCTTCCAACAGGAGTCTAGAG GTAGTAATTCTTCAGGATTTCAAGTGGTATGACTTTATTCTGAATTTACACAAAATATACAATGGGACATATTTGACGGTGAAAAACGTAACATCAAGAAG CGTTCGTTCGATCGAAGTGGAAGAAGTTTCTTGCAGCGGCAGCATATATGTTCAATCTGATGGGGAACACTTGGGGTTTCTTCCAAGGAAATTCCATATTCTACCAGCTGCCATTGAAATGATATGCTGA